A region of Lycium barbarum isolate Lr01 chromosome 1, ASM1917538v2, whole genome shotgun sequence DNA encodes the following proteins:
- the LOC132612067 gene encoding uncharacterized protein LOC132612067, protein MASYEALYERRCRSPIGWFDVGENQLVDPDLIQQAVDTVKAIQERLLVAQSRQKSYADNRRRKLEFEVRDWVFLKVSPMKGVMRFCKKGKLTPQYIGPYKIIRTVGKVAYELELPSELESVHPIFHVSMLRKWIGDGSRVMSVDDIQVTEQLSYEEIPMAILDRQVRRLRNKDVVSVKTNTVDTAGLLRISYESFPTDIALMEIERLNGRIVK, encoded by the exons ATGGCTTCTTATGAGGCTTTGTACGagcggagatgtagatcacctatagggtggtttgatgttggagagaaTCAATTAGTCGACCCAGATTTGATACAGCAAGCAGTCGACACAGTGAAAGCCATCCAAGAAAGATTATTAGTGGcgcagagtcgacaaaaatcctatgcagataaccgGCGTCGCAAGctagagttcgaggtaagagattgggttttcttgaaggtCTCGcctatgaaaggggtgatgaggtttTGCAAGAAGGGTAAGCTAACCCCTCAGTACATCGGACCATATAAGattattcgtacagtgggtaaagTAGCATATGAATTAGAATtaccttctgagttagagtcCGTACATCCaatatttcatgtgtccatgctccgtaaatggaTAGGAGATGGCTCGAGAGTCATgtcagtagatgatatccaggtgactgagcaATTATCATATGAGGAAATCCCTATGgcaatattagataggcaagtccgTCGACTACGAAATAAGGATGTTGTTTCTGTTAAA ACGAACACTGTAGATACTGCTGGTTTACTAAGAATAAGCTATGAATCTTTCCCTACTGATATTGCTTTAATGGAGATAGAGCGATTAAATGGTCGTATAGTAaagtag